In Podospora pseudoanserina strain CBS 124.78 chromosome 5, whole genome shotgun sequence, a single window of DNA contains:
- the DPH2_1 gene encoding Diphthamide biosynthesis protein 2 (BUSCO:EOG09262SI7; COG:J; EggNog:ENOG503NUDH), whose amino-acid sequence MTELSSAPVLSTPAEHLFEHASPDSQTKAKAPRKTADELRQIYEVARTARELRMGKWKTIALQFPDTMLVDAPRLVQALKDELTALRKEEEESSGPEQIEKIFILADTSYSACCVDEVAAEHADAQVVVHYGRSCLSPTSRLPVIYVFTEHRLNLDETVEAFEREYPGKDANVVIMADVTYQSHVPAVASRLVSEGYTNIYSTAITHDPTNILPNRKIVSHSASSDSTPEGDSLKEYSLFHISTPPTALLLALSSRVGSLYIHDTPNSPFPSSSSLSAGRLLGRRYAKLLSLSTAGIIGILVNTLSVSNYLCSVDALRKRIAAANKKSYTVVVGKLNPAKLANFAEIDGWVVVGCWESSLVEDDAGFFRPVVTPFELEVALMGDGERVWGGSWWGGIEGVKAPVGKDEEKEVVEGKEEEDEDSEEESAPPEFDLRTGRLISTSRPMRVRKVKEEREGGEVKEGLVEENRNGTNGALALRPKAELAMVNGVVSPGAEFLRSQRTWQGLGSDYTEEESTAIEEGRRGVARGYTVGDSEKR is encoded by the coding sequence atGACCGAACTATCCTCCGCCCCGGTGCTGTCAACCCCGGCCGAACACCTCTTCGAGCACGCCAGCCCAGATTCCcagaccaaggccaaggcgcCGCGAAAAACCGCCGACGAGCTCCGCCAAATCTACGAGGTCGCACGGACAGCGCGAGAACTGCGAATGGGAAAATGGAAGACGATAGCCCTACAATTCCCAGACACGATGCTGGTCGATGCGCCGAGGCTAGTCCAGGCGCTCAAGGATGAGCTGACTGCTCtccgaaaagaagaggaggaatcaTCCGGGCCAGAACAAATCGAGAAGATATTCATCCTGGCCGACACTTCCTACAGTGCGTGCTGTGTTGATGAAGTAGCGGCTGAACACGCCGATGCCCAGGTTGTGGTGCACTACGGCCGGTCGTGTCTCTCGCCCACGTCCCGATTACCTGTTATCTACGTGTTTACCGAACATCGgctcaacctcgacgagaCGGTCGAAGCTTTCGAGAGGGAATACCCGGGAAAAGACGCAAATGTGGTTATCATGGCGGATGTGACGTATCAATCCCACGTTCCGGCGGTTGCCTCACGTCTTGTATCGGAGGGATACACAAATATCTACTCCACGGCCATCACCCATGACCCAACGAACATCTTGCCCAACCGGAAGATCGTCTCTCACAGCGCCTCCTCCGATTCTACACCGGAGGGGGATTCACTAAAAGAATactccctcttccacatctccacccccccaacagcccTGCTACTAGCCCTCTCCTCGAGGGTAGGCTCCCTCTACATCCACGACACgcccaactccccctttccatcatCTAGCTCCCTCTCCGCAGGACGACTCCTCGGCCGGCGGTATGCGAAGCTATTATCTCTGTCAACTGCGGGTATCATTGGGATATTGGTGAATACGCTTTCAGTATCGAACTACTTGTGTTCGGTGGATGCGCTCAGGAAGAGGATTGCGGCGGCGAATAAAAAGAGTTATACGGTTGTGGTTGGCAAGCTGAATCCGGCGAAGCTGGCGAATTTTGCGGAGAttgatgggtgggtggtggtggggtgttgGGAGAGCAGTcttgtggaggatgatgctgGGTTTTTTaggccggtggtgacgcCGTTTGAGTTGGAGGTTGCgttgatgggggatggggagagggtgtggggggggagttggtggggggggattgagggggtgaaggcGCCGGTTGGTAAGgatgaagaaaaggaggtggtggaagggaaggaagaggaggatgaggatagTGAAGAGGAGTCTGCGCCGCCAGAGTTTGATCTTAGGACTGGGAGGCTGATTAGTACTAGTCGGccgatgagggtgaggaaggttaaggaggagagggagggtggggaggtgaaaGAGGGGTTGGTAGAAGAGAACAGGAATGGGACGAATGGGGCGCTTGCGTTGAGACCAAAGGCTgagttggcgatggtgaatGGGGTGGTTAGTCCGGGTGCTGAGTTCTTGAGGTCGCAGAGGACGTGgcaggggttggggagtgaTTATACTGAGGAAGAGAGCACAGCtattgaggaggggaggaggggtgtggCAAGAGGGTATACGGTTGGGGATAGTGAGAAGAGGTAG
- a CDS encoding hypothetical protein (EggNog:ENOG503PAQ8), translating to MASVWPSPGLDRKGNNQRAEAVLFRAQQCIELGHLSKAWKLVGQWTPCHAAQPSSLQTVMSSRLDFMKGKLHRFQGNFGAARQYLEPLSSQALPSSELNRSGPSCGAKALSRGCVSQTLELVGLTWYLSG from the coding sequence ATGGCATCCGTCTGGCCATCCCCTGGGCTAGATCGAAAGGGAAATAACCAGCGAGCAGAGGCGGTACTTTTCCGCGCCCAACAATGTATCGAACTTGGCCACCTATCTAAGGCCTGGAAACTGGTCGGTCAGTGGACACCATGTCATGCTGCCCAGCCTTCGAGTCTTCAGACTGTTATGTCTTCGCGCTTGGACTTTATGAAAGGCAAACTGCATCGATTCCAAGGAAATTTCGGAGCAGCTCGTCAATACCTTGAACCTCTCTCGAGTCAGGCCCTTCCCTCGAGCGAGCTAAACAGATCTGGGCCGAGTTGTGGAGCCAAGGCCTTGAGCAGAGGTTGTGTTTCACAAACCTTGGAACTCGTTGGGTTGACATGGTATCTGAGTGGCTAG
- a CDS encoding hypothetical protein (COG:O; MEROPS:MER0016549; EggNog:ENOG503NUMH) — MRLPLMLPLALSLGASAQNFVNPSQDTTLLFSSKFPGASITYKETTALLCETTPGVKSWSGYVHLPSTLLTDVPSSLDMSIFFWYFQARKNPEEAPTSIYISGGPGASAFDETNGFPCTFNPDGNSTRLNNQSWNEEVNMLYIDQPVGAGFSYSKIVNGVVDLMDSLSEDGSFFTPGTVEELQQDSLNLTVAPATIQSLDPRDGINTTQQAARVMWQFTQVWFREFPGYDTSNKEISLWTVSYGGFYGPSFMAHFHRQSSLPNSFPLQLSTLGIQNGCLDVLTMGLSYLDFSLNNTYDIQAYPEEVYSSAKTNLTEYCQPLLLSCRQSVQEGDPLGYGSNSTVNQACALAAGVCFGFVQGAFTSYSDLNPFDITLSHPETYPPLHSIGYLNQPWVQAALGVAVNFTAVSRSTGGVFFALTGDPMRHDLSDLRYVLENNIKVAMVYGDLDYRCNWFGGEEISLAVGGEEFREAGYADVDVGGVVGGLVREVAGLSFVRVFDAGHSAYGYQPGVVKEVFKRVMDGRDVASGKVVADGGYRSQGPVDVRGVKVTATKGRDAGCFLADVGRTCDQGQVEALREGRRVRVEGGRVVEPGREGETSVDGDGKGGEEMEQVKSGGTVRETAAMAASLGALASCSRCHWLHPFGWFFCCWESITILQLSVTLRSSRKRFTPKRMVPPRSTRSKRGCITCRIRRVKCDETKPQCSRCIKAGRTCDGYAATSSQLSGRDMATAVKTLQVVGPAARVLGEAVLTEDSACFDFFRMCTVAMTSTAFPAPFWSRHVLQVAHFEPAVWKAAVAVGALHRRWESRSKIRLRPKPINSGAAGGKTEEFTKQAMQQYWGAISMARTIQDPGVLMVMSVILAAAANMAGEWAASHIHIQSGLKLVASQSPHNTMSGEIASIAQSLSRLDLLVMTFEDSRAPYAYADPLTGKLPSSILNMPRVGKLDDLMQASMHLFGMFRYFLSVEGGYILGFVTEEDDLPHLQARIAEDVIRWKIEFEILANRISSSASQAERTTLLSLELYHSVLSLMSRAGIAGPAVRWDAYTDEFARVIFLCETINKNIFSPLPFFMSLEPGLVMPLFLTITRCRHPIVRRRGLRLLKSLNRQEGMWNSPAACVVAEQKVLAEEEHLEFPLPLYIENLDNMPMDGPTGEGWERSMAPEELRVTRDQLEVDVESGRIELRLYTGLGEEEREVKRVSLGY, encoded by the exons ATGCGTCTCCCTCTAATGctccccctcgccctctcaCTTGGCGCCTCCGCCCAAAACTTCGTCAACCCATCCCAagacaccaccctcctcttctcctccaaattCCCCGGCGCCTCCATCACCTACAAAGAAACCACCGCCCTTCTCTGCGAAACCACCCCGGGAGTCAAATCATGGTCCGGCTAcgtccacctcccctccacgCTCCTCACCGAtgttccctcctccctcgacatGAGCATCTTCTTCTGGTACTTCCAGGCCCGCAAAAACCCTGAAGAAGCTCCCACATCCATCTACATCAGCGGCGGCCCCGGAGCCTCGGCCTTCGACGAGACAAACGGGTTTCCTTGCACTTTCAATCCAGACGGTAATTCGACCAGATTGAACAACCAGAGTTGGAACGAAGAGGTCAATATGCTGTATATTGACCAGCCTGTCGGGGCAGGGTTCAGTTACTCCAAGATCGTCAACGGGGTGGTGGACTTGATGGACAGCCTGTCTGAAGATGGCTCATTCTTCACTCCTGGAACTGTCGAAGAACTCCAACAAGACAGTCTCAACCTGACCGTAGCCCCTGCTACCATCCAGTCCCTCGACCCCCGAGATGGGATCAACACCACGCAACAGGCAGCGAGGGTGATGTGGCAGTTTACCCAGGTCTGGTTTCGGGAGTTTCCAGGCTATGATACCTCCAATAAGGAAATTAGTCTTTGGACTGTTTCG TACGGCGGCTTCTACGGCCCGTCCTTCATGGCCCACTTCCACAGGcaatcctccctcccaaattcattccccctccagctctccaCCCTAGGCATCCAAAACGGCTGCTTGGACGTTCTTACAATGGGCTTATCATACCTCGACTTTTCACTCAACAACACTTACGATATTCAAGCATATCCTGAAGAGGTGTACTCCTCCGCCAAGACCAATCTCACTGAGTActgccaacccctcctcctatccTGCCGGCAATCAGTCCAAGAAGGCGACCCGTTGGGGTATGGAAGCAACAGCACTGTCAACCAGGCGTGTGCTCTAGCAGCGGGTGTCTGTTTTGGGTTTGTCCAGGGGGCGTTTACGAGCTACTCCGACCTCAACCCGTTTGATATTACGCTGTCGCATCCGGAGACGTACCCCCCGTTGCACTCGATCGGGTACCTTAATCAACCCTGGGTTCAAGCCGCGTTGGGAGTTGCGGTGAATTTCACCGCTGTGTCGAGGTCCACGGGGGGTGTCTTTTTCGCCTTGACCGGCGACCCGATGAGGCATGATCTTTCAGATTTGAGGTACGTTTTGGAGAATAATATCAAGGTCGCGATGGTGTATGGGGATTTGGACTATAGGTGTAactggtttgggggggaggagatctcccttgctgttgggggggaagagttCAGAGAGGCGGGGTATGcggatgttgatgttgggggggtggttggggggttggtgagggaggtggcggggttgagTTTTGTGAGGGTTTTCGATGCGGGGCATAGTGCTTATGGGTATCAGCCGGGGGTTGTGAAGGAGGTATTTAAGAGGGTGATGGACGGGAGGGATGTTGCGAGTGGGAAGGTGGTTGCCGACGGGGGGTATCGGAGTCAGGGGCCGGTGgatgtgaggggggtgaaggttACTGCTACGAAGGGCAGGGATGCAGGGTGTTTTCTTGCGGATGTGGGCAGGACGTGTGATCAGGGGCAggtggaggcgttgagggaggggaggagggtgagggttgagggggggagggtggttgagcctggaagagaaggggagacgagtgtggatggggatgggaagggcggggaggaaaTGGAGCAGGTTAAGAGTGGTGGCACTGTGAGGGAGACGGCCGCGATGGCTGCT AGTCTGGGTGCGTTGGCTAGCTGCTCAAGGTGTCATTGGCTACATCCTTTTGGATGGTTCTTCT GCTGTTGGGAATCGATAACTATTCTTCAACTTTCAGTAACCCTACGCTCATCTAGAAAAAGGTTCACGCCCAAAAGAATGGTCCCACCAAGGAGCACGAGATCGAAACGTGGATGCATTACCTGCAG AATCCGCCGCGTCAAATGCGATGAAACAAAACCCCAATGCAGCCGCTGTATCAAAGCCGGCCGCACCTGCGATGGATACGCAGCCACATCATCACAGCTAAGCGGCCGGGACATGGCAACCGCAGTCAAAACCCTCCAAGTCGTCGGGCCAGCAGCCAGAGTTCTGGGGGAAGCCGTCCTGACCGAAGACTCTGCCTGCTTTGACTTCTTCCGGATGTGCACAGTCGCCATGACCAGCACCGCCTTTCCCGCCCCGTTCTGGTCCCGCCATGTCCTCCAAGTGGCACATTTCGAGCCGGCGGTGTGGAAGGCCGCAGTGGCAGTCGGGGCACTGCATCGGAGGTGGGAGTCGAGAAGCAAGATTCGGCTTCGGCCTAAGCCTATCAATTCAGGCGCGGCAGGAGGGAAAACAGAGGAGTTTACCAAACAGGCCATGCAGCAGTATTGGGGTGCTATCAGTATGGCGCGCACCATCCAGGATCCAGGGGTGCTCATGGTTATGAGCGTTATTCTCGCCGCGGCGGCGAATATGGCTGGTGAATGGGCAGCAAGTCATATTCACATCCAATCCGGGCTCAAACTCGTCGCTTCTCAGTCACCCCACAACACCATGTCCGGCGAGATAGCCTCGATCGCCCAATCCCTCTCCCGTCTCGACCTCTTAGTCATGACATTCGAAGACTCCCGCGCCCCTTACGCCTATGCCGACCCCCTGACCGGCaaactcccctcctccatcctcaacatgCCCCGCGTAGGCAAGCTCGACGATTTAATGCAGGCATCGATGCATCTCTTTGGCATGTTCCGGTACTTTCTCAGCGTCGAGGGCGGGTACATCTTGGGTTTTGTcaccgaggaagatgatCTCCCCCATTTGCAAGCCCGAATCGCCGAAGACGTCATCCGTTGGAAAATCGAGTTTGAGATCCTGGCCAACCGAATCTCTTCTTCGGCGTCCCAAGCAGAGCGAACCACACTGCTATCCTTAGAACTCTACCACTCCGTCTTGTCTCTCATGTCCCGCGCGGGAATCGCCGGCCCGGCAGTCAGATGGGACGCCTACACTGACGAGTTCGCCCGCGTCATTTTCCTCTGTGAAACCATCAACAAGAACATCTTCTCCCCGTTGCCGTTCTTCATGTCCCTCGAGCCAGGCCTGGTTATGCCGTTGTTTTTGACCATAACCCGGTGTCGCCATCCCATCGTCCGACGCAGGGGGCTGAGGTTGTTAAAGTCGTTGAACCGACAAGAGGGAATGTGGAACAGCCCTGCCGCCTGTGTGGTTGCTGAACAAAAGGTtctggccgaggaagagcatCTCGAGTTTCCACTGCCGTTGTATATTGAGAACTTGGATAACATGCCGATGGACGGGCCCACaggggaaggatgggagaggagcaTGGCGCcggaggagttgagggtgacgagggaTCAGctggaggttgatgtggaGAGTGGGAGGATCGAACTGAGGCTGTATACGGggctgggagaggaggaaagggaggtTAAAAGGGTGAGTTTGGGGTACTAG
- the DPH2_2 gene encoding Diphthamide biosynthesis protein 2 (COG:J; EggNog:ENOG503NUDH), translating to MPPPRESHVTTTTGDAGVSAPYGVTNSSSSSSPPHHRSNNSSSDSTLDVPIADGEKTSPTDSASSSDTEPEVEPVRVASRRTIPDANHYGPTTEKDPELELERSPSAATTIDFPEGGVTGWLVVFGSFCAMLSLYGLINSAAVFESYFSTHQLKDNSPSEIGWIFSLYLFIVFFVGVQVGPIFDRYGARLIVAVGCLLITLSLLLLSWCTEYYQIILTYSVMGGLGGALLNCPAYGSIAHFFNVRRGFATGIASTAGGIGGVIFPIVLRELLPTIGFNWSSRVLALIMLGLAIPANLFIKTRLPPAKGEKVQSVWPDFSVFKDARFACAALGVFFMEWGLFVPLTYIVSYAVDHGQDATESYLLLSYLNAGSVLGRVLPGILADKIGRFNVIIITIAICLITGLALWLPAGHSNSMLIAYAVLFGFGSGSNIGLVPVCLGQLCDHRKFGRLFSTAMMVASFGTLSSVPIGGALLSGSGWTAVILFSSISYAVALAFYTATRVLAVGWNPLTVF from the exons atgccgccgccgcgagaGAGTcatgtcaccaccacaacaggGGATGCTGGTGTAAGCGCTCCCTATGGCGTCACCAattcttcctcatcgtcatcaccaccacaccaccgtTCCAACAACTCATCATCAGACTCGACATTGGATGTTCCAATAGCTGATGGTGAAAAGACATCGCCAACTGATTCCGCCTCCTCGTCTGATACCGAACCTGAGGTAGAGCCAGTCAGAGTGGCGTCTCGACGTACCATACCGGATGCCAACCACTATGGCCCAACCACGGAGAAGGATCCCGAGCTCGAGCTGGAACGCTCACCATCGGCGGCGACCACGATTGACTTTCCCGAGGGAGGTGTGacggggtggttggtggtttttgGGTCGTTTTGTGCCATGTTGTCGCTGTACGGATTGATCAACTCGGCCGCTGTGTTTGAATCGTACTTTTCGACGCACCAGTTGAAGGACAACTCGCCAAGCGAGATTGGCTGGATCTTTAGCTTGTACCTGTTTATTGTGTTTTTCGTGGGGGTCCAAGTTGGGCCTATTTTTGATCGATATGGCGCGAGGCTGATTGTTGCTGTGGGATGTTTGCTGATCACGCTcagtttgttgttgttgagctggtGTACTG AATATTATCAGATCATCCTCACCTATTCCGTCATGGGTGGCTTGGGCGGTGCTCTCCTCAATTGTCCCGCCTATGGCTCCATCGCCCACTTCTTCAACGTCCGTCGAGGTTTTGCGACAGGCATTGCGAGTACAGCGGGCGGCATCGGCGGCGTCATCTTCCCCATTGTGCTGAGAGAGCTGTTGCCGACCATCGGGTTCAACTGGAGCAGCCGAGTGCTCGCCCTGATCATGCTCGGCCTGGCCATCCCAGCCAATCTGTTCATCAAGACCAGACTGCCCCCCGCCAAGGGCGAAAAGGTGCAGTCGGTCTGGCCCGACTTTTCCGTGTTCAAAGATGCCCGGTTCGCATGCGCTGCTCTCGGTGTGTTCTTCATGGAGTGGGGCCTGTTCGTTCCGTTGACTTATATTGTGTCGTACGCGGTTGACCACGGGCAGGATGCGACGGAAAGTTATCTGCTGTTGTCATACCTGAACGCCGGGTCCGTGTTGGGACGTGTGTTGCCGGGAATTCTGGCGGATAAGATTGGGCGGTTCAATGTTATTATCATCACTATCGCCATTTGCTTGATCACGGGACTGGCGCTGTGGTTGCCGGCTGGCCACTCGAATTCGATGTTGATTGCATACGCGGTGCTGTTTGGGTTTGGCAGTGGCAGCAACATCGGCTTGGTGCCGGTGTGCTTGGGTCAGCTCTGCGATCACCGAAAGTTTGGGCGACTGTTTTcaacggcgatgatggtggccaGCTTTGGTACGCTGAGCAGTGTCCCAATTGGAGGCGCCTTGTTATCTGGGTCGGGTTGGACGGCCGTGATTTTGTTTTCGAGCATCTCGTATGCTGTTGCGTTGGCTTTCTACACAGCCACCAGGGTGCTTGCTGTGGGGTGGAACCCTCTGACGGTCTTCTAG
- a CDS encoding hypothetical protein (EggNog:ENOG503P1CT; COG:S): MKVPVVSTFKNPHSCRHCSGIHLDLDVRRPKLPCFWCDFDGVPKGTSHGKYICEQCTREFFIRDNTEHHFTLKLGYDVGGIRDAAEEGCELYSWVWRGISREDSLKKGKYRVELYGWKTRGGRDGLGLMLRVFDGVTGERVPVLVANGVGELDVYAFEGDAAGVYTSCRPYVRDVRSEESMGFARGCLRGCLEGHAWCRTDQIIEIDMPRRPVGVLGGERVEYGDIPSRVLDLGRLDEPRLRLVETWEEGEELLGRISRGGFVALSYCWGGDQRAKLLSENLDAYKRSIDPLSLDQTLQDAIWVARQVGFQYLWIDALCIIQDNLDGFGTNPDKAFEITRMASYYGRATLTISAASASAAAEGFLAPRAFSPFRTGPVCVLLRNHDTKDIIGTVYLVEEHPSTPAEPITTRGWTLQESLLSRRILVFAQRQLYWSCVNSFAGAGGDVTVLTDRMIPGRRSLVEGVYPVGSLIDTSTTAQWGVIVEEYTRRFLGQEGDKLWAVGALAEQIVKVGRARGEKKRYVAGLLIDEEDKKSWLSALMWRPVDPGRKRPRRYRAPTWSWAGVNGEVRVGRLQNEEPAVVENWGVEFAAKGAEYGALKPGAWLRLRGTVMTAEEVGKYGVVIWVKSDNSAMVFFQSFEPCDGPVDRSKWTGLSDQPLWELKMLEDSPEDKEAIMTTLANSDFQSMLLLIALDVWHTQGVAGILVERGAGDQTGLCQRRGSFFLEKTDYARGHPDVKSNFFELGHTETLKII, translated from the coding sequence ATGAAAGTCCCTGTCGTCTCCACGTTTAAAAACCCTCACTCATGTCGACACTGCTCCGGGATCCACCTCGACTTGGACGTCAGACGCCCAAAGCTGCCGTGTTTCTGGTGTGATTTTGATGGTGTGCCCAAGGGGACAAGTCACGGGAAATATATCTGTGAACAATGCACGCGGGAGTTTTTTATCCGTGACAACACTGAGCATCACTTTACGCTGAAACTGGGTTATGATGTTGGGGGGATTAGGgatgctgccgaggagggatGTGAGTTGTACAGTTGGGTGTGGCGGGGGATTTCCCGGGAGGATAGTTTGAAAAAAGGGAAATACCGGGTTGAGCTGTATGGATGGAAGAcgagagggggaagggatgggttgggtCTGATGTTGAGGGTTTTTGATGGGGTTactggggagagggtgccGGTTTTGGTAGCGAatggggtgggggagttggatgtTTATGCCTTTGAGGGGGATGCTGCGGGGGTGTATACGAGTTGTAGACCGTATGTGAGGGATGTAAGGTCGGAGGAGTCGATGGGGTTTGCGAGagggtgtttgagggggtgttTGGAAGGGCATGCGTGGTGTAGGACGGATCAGATTATTGAGATTGATATGCCGAGACGACCagtgggggttttggggggggagagggtggagtATGGGGATATCCCGAGTCGGGTtttggatttggggaggttggatgagCCAAGGCTTAGGCTGGTTGAGAcatgggaggaaggggaggagctgctggGACGAATTTCgaggggtgggtttgtggCTTTGTCGTattgttggggaggtgatCAGAGAGCTAAGCTCCTGTCGGAGAACCTTGATGCTTACAAGAGGTCTATCGACCCTTTGAGTTTGGACCAAACGCTTCAAGATGCGATCTGGGTTGCTCGTCAAGTTGGGTTTCAATACCTCTGGATCGACGCGCTCTGTATCATTCAGGACAACCTTGACGGCTTCGGCACAAACCCGGACAAGGCATTCGAGATCACGCGTATGGCGTCGTATTATGGACGGGCTACTCTCACCATATCGGCTGCCTCCGCttccgcagcagcagaaggtTTTCTTGCCCCGCGAGCATTTTCTCCTTTCCGAACTGGACCGGTTTGTGTTCTCCTTAGAAACCACGACACAAAAGATATCATTGGCACGGTTTACCTCGTGGAGGAGCATCCTTCTACACCAGCGGAACCCATCACTACTAGGGGGTGGACCCTTCAAGAGTCATTGCTCTCGAGGCGGATTCTGGTGTTTGCGCAGCGGCAGTTGTACTGGTCCTGTGTTAACTCATTTGccggggcggggggggaTGTAACCGTGTTAACAGACAGGATGATACCAGGGCGAAGGTCTCTCGTGGAGGGGGTATACCCTGTTGGGTCACTGATTGATACGAGCACCACTGCCCAGTGGGGGGTCATCGTCGAGGAATACACCCGGCGCTTTCTTGGACAGGAAGGAGATAAGCTTTGGGCGGTTGGTGCGTTGGCGGAGCAGATTGTcaaggtggggagggcgaggggggagaagaagaggtatGTGGCTGGTTTGCTTATCGATGAGGAAGACAAAAAGAGCTGGTTGTCGGCGTTGATGTGGAGGCCGGTTGATccagggaggaaaaggccgaggaggtacCGGGCGCCGACGTGGTCGTGGGCTGGTGTGAACGGCGAGGTAAGGGTGGGGAGACTGCAGAATGAAGAGCCGGCAGTGGTGGAGAACTGGGGGGTGGAGTTTGCAGCTAAGGGGGCCGAGTATGGCGCTTTGAAACCGGGGGCATGGCTCCGATTGAGGGGGACGGTGATGAcggctgaggaggtgggtaAGTATGGCGTGGTTATTTGGGTCAAGAGTGACAACTCAGCGATGGTCTTCTTTCAGTCATTCGAGCCGTGTGATGGTCCAGTCGATCGTTCCAAGTGGACTGGGTTGTCGGACCAGCCTCTTTGGGAACTCAAGATGTTGGAAGATTCTCCGGAGGACAAAGAGGCCATAATGACAACGCTGGCCAATAGCGATTTTCAGAGCATGCTCTTGCTTATTGCGTTGGACGTCTGGCACACCCAAGGAGTGGCTGGCATTTTGGTTGAGAGAGGAGCCGGTGATCAGACTGGACTGTGTCAGCGTCGGGGCAGCTTCTTTCTAGAGAAGACGGATTATGCCAGGGGTCACCCTGATGTTAAGTCAAATTTCTTTGAGCTCGGTCACACGGAGACGTTAAAGATCATATAA